A genomic segment from Euleptes europaea isolate rEulEur1 chromosome 17, rEulEur1.hap1, whole genome shotgun sequence encodes:
- the APRT gene encoding adenine phosphoribosyltransferase, with amino-acid sequence MSAEQLRLLRERIRDFPDFPAAGVLFRDISPLLKDPEAFRTAIDILEAHVKGKHSQVDFIAGLDSRGFLFGPVLAQRLGVGFVPIRKKGKLPGRTESVSYTLEYGKAELEVQSDAVNPGQKIILIDDLLATGGTMRAACELMSKLKAEILDCVVLIELKFLKGADVLKLFPLHSVLQYD; translated from the exons ATGAGCGCGGAGCAGCTGCGGCTGTTGCGGGAGCGGATCCGGGATTTCCCGGACTTCCCCGCGGCGGGGGTGCTGTTCCG GGATATCAGCCCACTGCTGAAGGACCCAGAGGCGTTCAGGACTGCAATCGATATCCTGGAAGCTCACGTGAAGGGCAAGCATTCCCAGGTGGATTTCATTGCAG GTCTGGATTCGCGAGGCTTCCTCTTTGGACCAGTTCTGGCTCAGCGACTGGGCGTCGGGTTTGTGCCGATCCGCAAAAAGGGGAAGCTCCCGGGCCGTACGGAGTCTGTCTCCTACACTCTTGAATATGGCAAG GCAGAGCTCGAAGTTCAGAGCGACGCGGTGAACCCGGGCCAGAAAATAATCTTAATCGACGACTTGCTTGCCACAGGAG GGACGATGCGAGCGGCCTGCGAACTGATGTCCAAGCTGAAGGCCGAGATCCTGGACTGTGTGGTGCTCATAGAGCTAAAATTCCTCAAAGGGGCAGACGTGCTCAAGCTCTTCCCGCTGCATTCAGTGCTGCAGTACGACTGA